A region of the Manduca sexta isolate Smith_Timp_Sample1 chromosome 5, JHU_Msex_v1.0, whole genome shotgun sequence genome:
ATGATGAAATCATTAGttggtgtttatatttttatgcccggatagcgaccactgtacacaaggtgttaacaccagccatagtggcctacataagtgtgtcgcgttccgggattagactgtgtatattcggttctaacaggccggcataattgtgtcgactgagacgggtaatcatctctcgtcagtcgacattctattgaaccccacttcatgtataaaaaaaaatatccggcaaaatgaaacaaataaccTACCCGAAATTCTAATTAATCTCGGTGAACAGTGTAACCTAACATTAATCTAAATACCAAGCTTAGTAGAACAGTTTAACTTTAAGGAAATTAACTAGAAATAATgacatttgaattttttgtcCGTCTGATACAAAAAACTAGGAACCAAGTCTACTAGTTCTCTGATCATTGACTATTGTGAAAACAACTTTTTGCGAGTCGGAGCAAATGTTTGAGCTCTGCTGTATTCAAATATACGTGTCAATAATTTTAGATTTGAACTACGGGAATATTTATTCGCGGAAGTAAGGCGTTTTATTAATTCAACTATATGATAGGAAAACGTTTTAAACGAATTCGTCATTTCAGAGAGGTTTGTTGTATGCTCACGACGTgttagttacactggttacagacataattataaataaaacttaacatatgtctcaagatggcgagcgcagtggaataccaaacaatactttgcaattcagggtattggatggtgtttctactgtttatggatcgtattgcttaccatcaggcgaacggcaagctcgtctcgacattcaaagtgataaaaaaaaaaaaagaaataatctataaaaaatattataactgataagtttgtaaaaatacgACATTAACtcgtattttaaaacaatattgctAGACAATGTTGCTTCTGTTTGGGCTGTTGTACGTTTACTATAAGTTAAATGCATTTCGTATTGTGTTGCCAATTTAATTCCCCTCATATAAATTCCTCCACGGCATCCCTGCCCATAGCTGatttaatgttcaataaaataaagtgcCATCCATTGGTCGCCTTGCAATTAATAATTGGTTGCATCGACATTTAAAAGTATGTCGCGTACCAAAATATCGGTAGTGTATGTGCAATGCCGAATTGAACTGCGCTATGATATTAAACTTGTTATCCATAGATAattcgatattataatatatttcaaaagcaattgaataaaatattagcaaATAAGGTTGTAtttctatagaaatatattttgttaagctAATTTATTTTCGGCCGTttatactttcacaattttaacaattgatttgatattacattttaccacaacatctggcggtttttattttcctggacagtctaaaaaaatatgttttctttaatttggTACTAGGTGACTCATTTGCTCGTTTGCtgatatagttataaaataattaatttaaaccgCAATGAAAAACCCAAAACTATTcgacacaaaaatactttttgacctacttttagtttttttgttaaaaacaaacaagacCTATCTGATAACACTAGATTACACATCCTATGTCAAGGTTAGGTACTGGCATACTgtgtctttaaaaaatataaaacgaatgCAAGCTGGAATATATTAGACtgacttataaacttgtttaagcgttaagaggtggttaagaattgcttaaatagctgtcaaaaaatgccattgggatttgaacctacggacattcgtctcggcagtctgtgtcacacccaactaggctatcgccgctaagcACCATATTGGGCGTATATTCTGATTTAGTAGtactcaaataatattatgtatctacatatttttttacatctcaTACGCTACTTTTAGCAAACGAAGTGCACATAAAATCGCGGGAAGACATGAAATCGGACAGAAGCGCAAGTAAAAACAATCAATGaaataaacgtatttatttttaatttcattcgaGAGTTTTGAGATGAGCTCGTTAATGTGGTACTCAAACGAGAGTTTAATGTGCAGTTAAATGTGTAATTGCGCGGAGTTACAAGGCCGACTCTGCGagttaaactaaaaaaagaaCTTGACGAATTGCATATTCCCTGCGCATAAAAGTCCAATATCTGCGGCCTGCGTTGTCATGCAAATATCATAAtaacattatcataatatttggaACACATTTTCACAATCACTGCAATTACAGCTggttataattatacttatttatctaGACATAACAGGGTTTTATTTAAGACACGCATTGTGTGGAGAACGCACtcaattttatttcctttatcaCACAAATgacatacttaaaattatttgataccGTAGCTAAAACTTCGCTGCCAGCCGACACACGCGAGTCCTTTAGTCTCAATAAATGCTTGGCTTCGAGTAGGCCCCCGTGAACAGCATCACGTCAATCTGCTTGTCGACGATCATGAACAAGAACGGTTTGTTCGCCACGAACTGTTCCGGCATCATCCTCGGTTCAAACATGGCCTCGGTCGCGGCCGCCGCGACTGTTCCTTCCTCACTTACTTCCACGTCTACTTTCTGGATGAAATTCGACACGTACAGCGGGTAATCGGTCAACTCCGAGAAATCAGCCAGCGAACTGTCGAATAACGCCCTTAACCCCATGTCCATAAGCAACTCCTTCAAATTGTTGATATCCGATGTGATCTTGAACCGAGGAATTTGTACGTGCACCGTCTGCTGTCCGTATTCTTCGAATAGAAGGTATAGTGAGGCCAGATTTATCTTCTTTAAGCTGTCAATGACGTTGGAAATAGATACATCTGGGTACGGGAGGAATAATAACATGGAGTATCTTCCATCGTTGCCGTATGGTAGTTCCAAAACTTTCGCGCGGATCTGGTCAAGCGAAATGACGTGGAAAGATCCGGATACAAACATGAGATTCACATCACCTATCTGGTGGCCCAAATGATTGTAGAACGCACTGTTTTCTGTATCATCGTAAGGGAATGGTATTTTCCACGCTCCTCTGAAGTACAGAGCGTCGATCATCACCATGCGAACTCTATCCAAGTCTCCCGCGGTGACTATTTCGTCGATCGCTTCGTGAGTCGCTTCCCGTACATAGTCGTTTATGATAGCTGCTGCCTGCGTCACATCATCAAGGTTTATGTTCTTTACTTCGCATAAACCAGCGCCCTCGACACTATTCTTGAACTTATCATGAACCGCCAACTTGTCGTTAACATAGACAGTAGAACTCCTCTCCATTATAGTGGTGTCGTTGTTTGCAGAATTCTGTAGGATTTCGAAGAACTTATTGTTAAAGCATTTGTGAGGATGGAGTCTCAGGACTCGCTGGAGTTCTGAGAGCGTTTCATAGCCAGCGCCGAAGGACATGGCCGACAGCAGGGTCCAAGAAGACAGGCCTGAGGCGACGAAGTGGCTTTCAGTCTCCTGGTTGATTCTCGCAACTAGATCCGTGGTAAATTCGTACAGTGCTCGCCGCATGAAGCCCCGAGCCGTGTTCTGATTGCATTGCGCGAACGTACCGTGTATTATTACGGATATTAACAGAAATATGATCAGTATTCGTGCCATGTCTTCGCGCCGCGTTGATGTGAAATGTACTAACGTGATGTAGTTACGAGGTTTTTATCAGCATGACCCGAGATAAGAAGAGCGAGGCTGCCGTTTGGCACAATTCGAGTTGAATGCTTCTGAGAAGCGGTTTGGTGATAATTGCATCGTGTTATATAATGTGTGAGAGGTCAAAGTCATGGAAGTAAAAATCTTATGGCACTATGCAACtgttagcatattttttttttaaattacgagaATCCAAGAGAAGTAAAGGTTTTAAGGGCTTCGTAAACAAGTATctatttatcaatgtttgttgtattttgtgtaatttcgtCACTATTGTGTCTATGTGTCTGATTGTTAAGCATTGTGCTATACTAAGGCTCTGTAGTCTTACTTATGAGAGcagaattaacaatatattcaaaaaaaattgaCGCCGCGCCGACTCTGTTTGTTGCATTACGCACATGGCACAAAATAAGGACAGCGAGCTGTTATGTGTTTTGATACAATTACTAttgttatatacatttaaataaaatatctagcaCAAAAAATTCGTTGAAGCAACTCTCAACTAATTCTACATTGACTAGTTTagaaatttatatgtatactagcttttgcccgcggctccgcccgcgttataaagtttttcaggctaaagttttccgttataaaagtagtagtttccgggagcctatgttcttcccagggtctcaaactgttccataccaaatttcatcttaatacgttgggtagtttctgagtttaacacgttcaggcagacagatgcagcgggggactttgttttatctaatttttatctattttatttaatctagggttgtccacccttaacatttttacaaaaataggggttggtgatagaagggtataaatttagggttgaatgtatttttaatgcgacataataaaaaataaaaaataaaaatttgtatagaattataaaaaatgttaagggtggacaTCCCTTAACACTTaggtatgaaaaatagatgttagccgattctcagacctactgaatatgcatgcaaaatttggttaaaatcggtaaagccgtttcggaggagtacggagacaaacattgtgacacgagaattttatagATTAGAAGATAGTtgataaaaaatagatttatctaTAGTCTTCCACTTGGCATTTCTTTCAGTGTCATCCTGTAGAACTTGCCACTCACTCGTGGCCTTGACGTTtgacataataaacaataattttttatcgCGCACGGAGGTaccatttattattagtaaaagcGACATCAGACTTTTTGGCAAAGGTTCAGAGTCGCCAAATTGTCGGTAattcgtaaatttttatttgataacgACGTGACTGCtgcgaaataaatataaagttatttggAGTCCAAAGATTCAACTGTCCTTGATGACCAAAAATGTGTCGGATTCCTAGAATCAaagtaggtaattataattacacctatatttttaaccgacttcaaaaaaaggaggagtttATCAAttagatgtgtattttttctttttttaatatttgttacctcCAAACTTCTTTTTGCATTCAGAAGAGTATACCTCTAGATTGGTGCCATAGATGTTTATTCAAAATCAAAGTTTggtttcacaaataaaataactagaataattatgtcgtccaagtaaacgTAATTTCGAATTTTGCTATaatgtgacgtttttagttatgttttttgtttggtTGAGTCTACTAgtcactgactccaaaattggtaaccactatatacttacttgttatgtgacattgttttttggtttttagtattttgtgAAGGCGGTAAAtctattgttaaaattttttattatagcaaaATCTTATATTTGTACTTCAACaacgtttacttctaagaaacgtctaaatattttatatttttattgagattGTCGTACtgacaaaaatgttttaaatttaaataatgtttattctttactagcttttgcttgcggcttcgcccgcgtgatagtTTTCCGAGATTAAAGTTCCgctaaaaaatattctaccaaTACTTTGTCTTAtaatctaaacaatattttgaagtAGTTTATGTTTCGATATaagtaacttttattaaaataaatagattgcCTATATATGTAAAGATGTCGCCTTGCTATATCGTCAGTACTACAATGGTAAGGTATCTGAAGATGTTACCAAATTGTATCATCGACCTACGGAAAATAAATGCAAACAAGAAAAAAACATGACCGATTTAAAACAGCGCGACGACAGACGAATTTCGCATCACTGAGAAAATATTCTCTcgatacatttaaaatgtatccGTAAACAATACAGGTCGTTAGCGTCTAGAACCAGGTTGAAGCTATACAGGACTCCAATTAGATCTAAACAGGTGATCTAAAACTGTCTAGACCGTGAAGCATGCGCGTAGGTTGCGAAAACATTTTTTCTATAAACACATCTGAATTGTTGTATgcgttattttaattaattacccgATTGCGTAGTAAGGAGATTATGATTTTAGCAGTGTATGTTTGTTCGCTCGCTTGTATTGTGTCATACTTTGAATTCTTcttctttttatatgtattatggtTGCCACCGTttgaactttgaattgtaaGGATTTGTACGGCGCTAAAACGCGTTCGACATTCTGAGAcatttaagtttcataatgtccagtaaagtaaaaaaaagcggcgatagcctagttgggtgtggaacggactgccgagacaaatgtccgcaggttcaaatcccaagggcacacatctctgacttttctaaaaatcatatgtgtattctttgtgaatttatcgttcctttaacggtgaaggaaaacatcgtgaggaaacctgcacatctgagaagttctctataggaatttcgaaggtgtgtgaagtctaccaatccgcactaggccagcgtggtggactaaggcctaatccctctcagcagtagaggaggtccgtgctcagcagtgggcaagtatataatacagggctgatattattaatattattaatgtccAGTAATAACAGGTAATAAGGCTGCCATGACCTTCGAAAGAGTACACAATAGACCTTCCACTTGCCGGTAGAAATACGATGGTACTGAAGACGCTCCTCCGAGAAACTTGCCTTGAGCATTAGTTCCATAGATTTTTCATAGATTCACGGAATCCATAATTTTAttggcatttttattgtgacattaatgacacaatatccatattttcttctacatgtttacaaatttcaattaaataatacagtttGCGCGCCGTTTTGTTGAATGGAGCACCTTAATCAGACGAAGGCGTCGGAAGGAGCCagggttttaataaaaacatattttcacatTGTGAAAAGAGAGTGAACACCATGAAAGCGAATTTATGGAACCCTATGGTTGTGAAATTAAGACCAATCGcctaaaataaagattaaaaaccAGACTCAAAGTAA
Encoded here:
- the LOC119191073 gene encoding serine protease inhibitor 77Ba-like; translated protein: MARILIIFLLISVIIHGTFAQCNQNTARGFMRRALYEFTTDLVARINQETESHFVASGLSSWTLLSAMSFGAGYETLSELQRVLRLHPHKCFNNKFFEILQNSANNDTTIMERSSTVYVNDKLAVHDKFKNSVEGAGLCEVKNINLDDVTQAAAIINDYVREATHEAIDEIVTAGDLDRVRMVMIDALYFRGAWKIPFPYDDTENSAFYNHLGHQIGDVNLMFVSGSFHVISLDQIRAKVLELPYGNDGRYSMLLFLPYPDVSISNVIDSLKKINLASLYLLFEEYGQQTVHVQIPRFKITSDINNLKELLMDMGLRALFDSSLADFSELTDYPLYVSNFIQKVDVEVSEEGTVAAAATEAMFEPRMMPEQFVANKPFLFMIVDKQIDVMLFTGAYSKPSIY